In a single window of the Anaerotruncus rubiinfantis genome:
- the leuS gene encoding leucine--tRNA ligase, translated as MKYDFAAIEKKWQDKWDELDTFAATDDYSKPKYYALVEFPYPSGQGLHVGHPRSYTALDIVARKRRFEGYNVLYPMGWDAFGLPTENYAIKNHIHPEKVTHDNVQRFKSQLKSLGLSFDWNREINTTDPNYYKWTQWIFLQLFKHGLAYKKEMSVNWCTGCKVVLANEEVVGGVCERCGSEVVHKVKSQWMLKITEYAQRLIDDLDTVDYIDRVKISQKNWIGRSTGAQVDFGTTAGDLLTVFTTRPDTLFGATYMVISPEHPYIEKWADRIKNMDAVRAYQQEAARKSDFERTELAKDKTGVKLEGVNGINPVNNTEIPIFISDYVLMSYGTGAIMAVPAHDTRDWDFAKKFDLPIIEVVKGGNVQEEAFTDCETGVMVNSGMLDGLSVEDAKKKITEWLAENGKGEPKVNYKLRDWVFSRQRYWGEPIPIIHCNHCGYVPLDESELPLRLPEVESYEPTGDGDSPLAAMDSWVNVKCPKCGAPAKRETDTMPQWAGSSWYFLRYCDPHNDKAIASKEALDYWMPVDWYNGGMEHTTLHLLYSRFWHKFLYDIGVVSTPEPYQKRTSHGMILGENGEKMSKSRGNVVNPDDIIKEFGADTLRLYEMFIGDFEKSAPWSQNSIKGCKRFLERIYGLLEILKGGDSYSPELESSFHKTIKKVSEDIEALKFNTAIAAMMSLLNEICDHGSVNHAELKTLLLLLNPFAPHLTEEMWEEAGFGGMLNGQRWPAYDPAKCRDAQVEIVVQVCGKIKARIMVDADADESALLAAAKACPEIQAAIEGKNIVKEIVVKGKLVNIVAK; from the coding sequence TTGAAGTACGATTTTGCAGCAATTGAAAAGAAATGGCAGGACAAATGGGACGAGCTCGATACCTTTGCGGCCACCGACGACTACTCCAAGCCGAAGTATTACGCGCTTGTCGAGTTCCCGTATCCGTCGGGCCAGGGCCTGCATGTCGGCCATCCCCGTTCTTATACGGCGCTGGACATCGTCGCGCGTAAACGCCGTTTTGAAGGCTACAACGTCCTTTACCCAATGGGCTGGGACGCGTTTGGCCTGCCCACCGAGAACTACGCCATCAAAAACCACATCCATCCGGAAAAGGTCACCCATGATAATGTCCAGCGGTTCAAAAGCCAGCTTAAAAGCCTGGGTCTTTCGTTCGACTGGAACCGGGAGATCAATACCACCGACCCAAATTACTACAAGTGGACCCAGTGGATCTTCCTGCAGCTTTTTAAACATGGGCTTGCGTATAAAAAGGAGATGTCGGTCAACTGGTGCACCGGCTGCAAGGTCGTTCTCGCAAACGAAGAGGTGGTCGGCGGCGTCTGCGAACGCTGCGGCAGCGAAGTCGTCCATAAAGTAAAGAGCCAGTGGATGCTCAAAATCACCGAATACGCCCAGCGGCTGATCGACGATCTTGACACGGTCGATTATATCGACCGTGTCAAGATCTCCCAGAAAAACTGGATCGGCCGGTCAACCGGCGCGCAGGTCGACTTCGGCACCACCGCTGGGGATCTGCTCACCGTCTTTACCACCCGCCCGGATACCTTGTTCGGCGCGACCTACATGGTCATCTCCCCGGAGCACCCGTACATTGAAAAGTGGGCGGACAGGATCAAAAATATGGACGCGGTGCGCGCTTACCAGCAGGAAGCCGCCCGCAAATCCGATTTTGAACGCACCGAGCTTGCAAAGGACAAGACCGGCGTCAAGCTAGAGGGAGTAAATGGGATCAATCCGGTAAATAATACTGAAATCCCGATCTTTATTTCGGACTATGTCCTGATGAGCTATGGCACCGGAGCCATCATGGCGGTCCCGGCGCACGACACCCGCGACTGGGATTTCGCCAAGAAATTTGACCTGCCGATCATCGAAGTCGTCAAAGGCGGAAATGTACAGGAAGAAGCCTTTACAGATTGTGAAACCGGTGTGATGGTCAATTCCGGCATGCTGGACGGCCTTTCCGTGGAAGACGCGAAGAAAAAAATTACCGAATGGCTTGCGGAAAACGGCAAAGGCGAACCGAAGGTCAACTACAAACTGCGCGACTGGGTGTTCTCCCGTCAGCGTTACTGGGGCGAGCCGATCCCGATTATCCACTGCAATCACTGCGGCTATGTCCCGCTCGACGAGAGCGAGCTGCCGCTGCGGCTGCCGGAGGTAGAAAGCTACGAGCCGACCGGCGACGGTGATTCTCCGCTTGCCGCGATGGACAGCTGGGTCAATGTGAAATGCCCGAAGTGCGGCGCTCCAGCCAAGCGCGAGACCGATACCATGCCCCAGTGGGCGGGTTCCTCCTGGTATTTCCTGCGCTACTGCGACCCGCATAACGACAAGGCGATCGCTTCAAAGGAAGCGCTCGATTACTGGATGCCCGTTGATTGGTATAACGGCGGCATGGAGCATACAACCCTGCACCTGCTGTATTCCCGCTTCTGGCACAAGTTCCTCTATGATATCGGCGTAGTCAGCACGCCGGAACCCTATCAGAAGCGCACCAGCCATGGTATGATCCTTGGTGAAAACGGGGAGAAAATGAGTAAATCCCGCGGCAACGTGGTGAACCCGGACGACATCATTAAGGAGTTTGGCGCGGACACCCTGCGACTTTACGAGATGTTCATCGGCGATTTTGAGAAAAGCGCGCCGTGGTCCCAGAATTCGATCAAGGGCTGCAAGCGTTTCCTGGAGCGCATCTACGGGCTGCTTGAGATCCTGAAGGGCGGCGACAGCTATTCGCCGGAGCTCGAAAGCAGCTTCCATAAGACGATCAAGAAGGTCTCGGAGGACATTGAAGCGCTCAAATTCAACACGGCAATCGCCGCGATGATGAGCCTGCTCAACGAAATCTGCGATCATGGCTCGGTCAATCACGCGGAGCTGAAAACGCTGCTGCTGCTCTTAAATCCGTTCGCACCGCACCTCACTGAGGAAATGTGGGAAGAAGCGGGCTTTGGCGGCATGCTGAACGGGCAGAGATGGCCGGCCTATGACCCGGCAAAATGCAGGGACGCGCAGGTGGAGATCGTGGTGCAGGTCTGCGGCAAGATCAAAGCGCGCATCATGGTGGACGCTGACGCGGATGAATCCGCGCTTCTTGCGGCGGCGAAAGCCTGCCCGGAAATCCAGGCTGCAATCGAAGGAAAAAATATCGTGAAAGAGATTGTGGTCAAGGGAAAATTAGTTAACATTGTGGCGAAATAG
- the rsfS gene encoding ribosome silencing factor yields the protein MTSIGMVEKIAEILNSKKAKDITAIEIRELTTIGDYFVIASGGSNAQVKALSDAVEEGLSALGFEPRKIEGYQSAMWIVLDYYDVIVHIFYEKTREFYALERLWADAPKVALELKD from the coding sequence ATGACGTCGATCGGGATGGTCGAAAAAATTGCAGAAATCCTGAACAGCAAAAAGGCAAAGGATATCACAGCGATAGAAATCAGGGAACTTACCACGATCGGGGACTACTTTGTCATTGCGTCGGGCGGATCGAATGCCCAGGTCAAGGCGCTTTCCGACGCGGTGGAGGAAGGGCTGAGCGCGCTTGGGTTCGAGCCGCGCAAGATCGAAGGCTACCAGTCCGCGATGTGGATCGTACTGGATTACTACGACGTGATTGTTCATATATTCTATGAAAAGACCCGTGAGTTCTATGCGCTGGAGCGCCTGTGGGCGGATGCGCCGAAAGTCGCGCTCGAACTGAAAGACTGA